A window from Dunckerocampus dactyliophorus isolate RoL2022-P2 chromosome 15, RoL_Ddac_1.1, whole genome shotgun sequence encodes these proteins:
- the LOC129168169 gene encoding SH3 domain and tetratricopeptide repeat-containing protein 1 isoform X3 has translation MLPVLREHLGRNFQEELSARVVSIDSEDKVIFVTFQTFEEVWKFTTYYTHGLLGHCMENLLFDQKSWLEKDLAMEVSIEEDMLHLVYMCFLMQEASLFASCTANQMFDSSTSAGDLYLEQGDIALFEPPFLGSGWTVLCLADGARGTAPKPALEPVLPFHQWFLKSCAESILVGDSKPACDFPLQFARGICVATVQYDAEGPDELSLLPGDRIIIVGRLASCHIWFLGMKEATSQVGLVGTGSVKVSADTYESADILLDTEEATLFRLQEDKVIEQSTTLLKDKCCSDISRYYKLDVFTFQDLEKKQSRVSSATLEPVLRKNTKHILAQEKDSSSECVLERIQKDVNEAAEVKLPFFIAAEEGHRNVTMLVSFLDGQDCKDEFRVLYKLSPELLSSSVFCAHEDESISFLAIARETARKKRLLWPQTRLCFLLAKLCAGRSKFSQARVYLEEALCVPCEAFTDVRLLASIYSNLAGIYLLQKNTESFFARAERLAALLMATPDCLECVEDSSVLKYILKKALLSHNKMVEARACYLLAMHNWTRAEGAKVVPYLERLLALCAGAQGMSNISPSGGYLTLGRLYKEMSLPNLSVSSARRASLHPGVTLTESLSSMLLVSDNVQRLRETLEKDIFPALMAPYLHQCLSLTSIPEACHQLKHQLAVCLSQLFYQHRMVGHAIQLMQALIDNPPPCLSNSLAEQKSALIWLAWLHVHDRQATVALHILDEVLTALPEHCTTPLEGLVLNMRGVALRCMGDLRRAAESYQAAMDICQEYEDMANWAVAQANIGLLCLKAGAKGLAQRHLMEAVQLFSELDEGGHETTFITVLLELGRHYVNQQQTHYGKGCYEWALLLAMHANLSQCQLSATRCLCHLYERERSEQARCIIYSQYQVRLLQGTRERAQEGDTLEAVSQLYLSLATHRAYRAALDYTKSSLAIFIDLGCREKEAYGWLQAGKIYHLLGQTELVELYLQVAQDVALSTGDTKFILKVLEAAGDLFFNSSLERDKAVVYYRDRALPIAVRCGSVASRLRLCNKLTEVMLGLKLYGEAVEFAHTVLDISITLGDRLNERVAYHRLARLYQCLGQCELAEHYYLKTLSLCPAPLQFDEEALYYARVYHTLGDILFYNLKEPFDAAGYYHLALAAAMDVGNKQCQLTLCTRLATIYHNFLMDRELSLYFYKKARGLASELNVRRINILAEHKYVTAVDCSI, from the exons ATGCTGCCAGTGTTAAGGGAACACCTGGGGAGAAACTTCCAGGAG GAGTTGTCTGCTCGTGTGGTCTCCATTGACAGCGAGGACAAAGTGATTTTTGTTACTTTCCAGACGTTTGAGGAAGTGTGGAAGTTCACGACATATTATACACATG GTCTGCTGGGTCACTGCATGGAGAATCTATTGTTTGACCAAAAGTCATGGCTAGAGAAAGATCTAGCAATGGAGGTTTCCATCGAGGAGGACATGCTTCAccttgtctacatgtgctttctAATGCAAGAAG CATCACTCTTTGCCAGCTGCACGGCCAACCAGATGTTTGACAGCTCCACATCTGCAGGAGACCTGTACCTGGAGCAAGGAGACATAGCACTCTTTGAACCCCCCTTCCTGGGCTCAGGCTGGACTGTTCTTTGTTTGGCAGATGGGGCCCGGGGCACTGCCCCAAAGCCTGCACTAGAACCTGTTCTACCCTTTCATCA GTGGTTTCTCAAGTCTTGCGCAGAAAGCATTTTGGTTGGGGACAGCAAACCTGCCTGTGACTTCCCTCTGCAGTTTG CGAGAGGCATCTGTGTGGCCACTGTGCAGTATGATGCTGAAGGTCCAGACGAGCTAAGCTTGTTACCAGGCGATCGCATTATCATTGTGGGACGGCTGGCGTCCTGTCACATCTGGTTCTTAGGCATGAAGGAGGCAACGAGTCAAGTGGGCCTGGTGGGGACGGGCAGTGTTAAAGTGTCCGCTGACACATACGA GTCAGCAGACATCCTTCTCGACACAGAGGAAGCCACCTTGTTTAGGCTGCAAGAGGACAAGGTCATTGAGCAAAGCACCACTTTGCTGAAGGACAAATGTTGCAGTGATATCAGTCGCTACTACAAGCTAG ATGTGTTCACTTTCCAAGACTTGGAGAAGAAGCAGTCAA GAGTTTCGTCTGCCACACTTGAACCAGTCTTAAGGAAAAACACAAAGCATATTCTCGCCCAAGAAAAAGATTCCTCCTCAGAGTGTGTCCTGGAGAGGATCCAAAAGGATGTAAATGAGGCCGCTGAAGTCAAACTTCCTTTTTTCATAGCAGCTGAAGAAGGACACAGAAACGTCACAATGCTTGTGTCTTTTTTAGACGGACAAGACTGTAAAGACGAGTTCAGGGTCCTCTACAAACTCAGTCCTGAGCTCCTGTCTTCGTCTGTGTTCTGCGCTCACGAAGACGAGTCGATTTCTTTCCTGGCCATCGCCAGGGAAACCGCCAGGAAAAAGCGACTCTTGTGGCCGCAGACGCGTCTCTGCTTCCTATTGGCCAAGCTTTGTGCAGGCAGGTCAAAGTTCAGCCAGGCCCGCGTGTACTTGGAGGAGGCGCTCTGCGTTCCTTGTGAAGCCTTCACTGACGTCAGGCTGCTGGCCAGCATTTACTCCAACTTGGCTGGCATTTATCTTTTGCAGAAGAACACAGAGAGCTTCTTTGCTCGGGCAGAGCGACTTGCCGCCTTGCTGATGGCAACTCCAGATTGCTTggaatgtgtggaggacagctCTGTTCTTAAATATATCCTCAAGAAAGCACTTCTGTCCCACAACAAAATGGTGGAAGCCCGCGCTTGTTACCTCCTGGCCATGCATAACTGGACTCGTGCTGAGGGTGCCAAAGTGGTCCCATACCTGGAAAGACTACTTGCACTTTGTGCTGGAGCACAGGGAATGTCAAACATCTCCCCTAGTGGAGGATATCTAACTCTCGGGAGGCTCTACAAGGAAATGAGCCTCCCTAATCTTAGTGTTAGCTCAGCCAGGAGAGCATCCTTGCATCCTGGTGTTACGCTGACTGAAAGCCTCAGCAGCATGCTCCTCGTCTCCGACAATGTCCAACGACTGCGTGAAACCCTGGAAAAGGACATCTTCCCGGCTCTCATGGCTCCCTATTTACACCAGTGTCTTTCTTTGACCAGCATACCAGAAGCATGCCACCAGTTGAAGCACCAGCTTGCTGTGTGTCTCTCGCAGCTCTTTTATCAGCATAGAATGGTCGGGCACGCCATCCAACTCATGCAGGCACTCATCGACAATCCCCCTCCGTGTCTCTCCAACTCGCTGGCGGAACAGAAGAGCGCCCTCATCTGGCTGGCGTGGCTGCATGTCCACGACCGTCAAGCGACCGTGGCACTGCACATCTTGGACGAGGTCCTCACCGCCCTCCCAGAGCATTGCACCACACCACTGGAAG GGCTGGTCCTCAACATGCGTGGTGTGGCTCTGCGCTGCATGGGAGACCTCCGGAGGGCAGCAGAGAGCTACCAGGCTGCCATGGACATCTGCCAGGAGTACGAAGACATGGCAAACTGGGCTGTAGCTCAGGCCAATATTG GGCTGCTGTGTCTTAAGGCGGGCGCTAAAGGACTCGCGCAGAGGCACCTAATGGAGGCTGTGCAGCTTTTCTCCGAGCTGGATGAAGGAGGTCACGAGACCACCTTCATCACCGTGCTGCTGGAACTGGGACGACACTACGTGAACCAGCAGCAAACGCATTATGGAAAAGGATGCTACGAGTGGGCTCTGCTGCTGGCCATGCATGCCAACCTCTCACAGT GCCAGCTGAGTGCCACCAGATGTCTGTGCCACCTGTATGAACGTGAGCGCTCTGAGCAGGCCCGGTGCATCATCTACAGCCAGTACCAGGTCAGGCTACTTCAAGGCACGCGAGAGCGGGCACAGGAGGGGGACACCCTGGAAGCAGTCAGCCAGCTCTACCTCTCTCTGGCCACTCACAG GGCGTATCGCGCAGCTCTGGACTACACAAAGAGCAGCCTGGCTATTTTCATTGACCTGGGCTGCAGGGAGAAGGAGGCGTACGGCTGGCTGCAGGCCGGGAAGATCTACCACCTCCTGGGCCAGACCGAGCTTGTGGAACTTTACCTGCAG GTGGCTCAGGACGTGGCTCTGAGCACAGGAGACACCAAGTTCATCCTGAAAGTGCTGGAAGCTGCAGGAGACCTTTTCTTCAACAGCAGCCTGGAAAGAGACAAAGCTGTTGTCTACTACAGG GATCGCGCTCTGCCCATTGCGGTGAGGTGCGGCAGCGTGGCCAGCAGGCTGAGGTTGTGCAACAAGCTGACTGAAGTCATGCTCGGCCTCAAACTCTACGGAGAAGCTGTGGAGTTTGCTCACACCGTGCTGGACATCAGCATCACGCTAG GCGATCGTCTGAACGAGCGCGTGGCCTACCATCGTCTGGCCCGTTTGTACCAGTGTTTGGGTCAGTGCGAGCTGGCGGAACACTACTACCTGAAGACACTCAGCTTGTGTCCAGCACCTCTGCAGTTTGATGAGGAAGCTCTCTACTATGCCAGGGTCTACCACACCTTGGGGGACATCCTCTTCTACAATCTAAAG GAGCCCTTTGACGCTGCAGGCTACTACCACTTGGCGCTGGCGGCCGCCATGGACGTGGGCAACAAGCAATGCCAGCTAACGCTGTGCACCCGCCTAGCCACCATCTACCACAACTTCCTCATGGACCGCGAGCTCTCACTCTATTTTTACAAGAAAGCCCGAGGACTTGCATCGGAGCTGAATGTGAGGAGGATAAACATCTTGGCTGAACACAAGTATGTCACAGCCGTGGACTGCAGCATTTAA